A genome region from Fusarium musae strain F31 chromosome 5, whole genome shotgun sequence includes the following:
- a CDS encoding hypothetical protein (EggNog:ENOG41), producing the protein MTQVLTNDSTRLAEVSYFEPLAIHAREKPYISNVPFVETDGPWNNLNQVKYETPITDIRGRENEFSLAKNGFEYIQKKFTDPPVGHIDSLDHPYVLLDMERFLGQRYGASMVLVYDAIVRKVGLDGYFQQADAAHIGKMTRSIPSF; encoded by the exons ATGACACAAGTCCTGACAAATGATTCAACCCGCCTCGCGGAGGTATCATACTTTGAACCATTGGCAATCCATGCTCGTGAAAAGCCTTACATCTCCAATGTCCCCTTTGTCGAAACAGATGGACCTTGGAACAATCTGAACCAAGTCAAATACGAGACGCCGATTACGGATATTCGCGGGCGTGAAAATGAGTTTTCACTTGCCAAGAACGGGTTTGAGTATATTCAGAAGAAGTTTACAGACCCTCCCGTTGGTCATATCGACAGCCTAGATCATCCATatgttcttcttgacatGGAACGGTTTCTTGGGCAGCGATATGGAGCCTCGATGGTACTCGTGTACGACGCAATC GTTCGAAaggttggattggatggttaTTTTCAGCAAGCAGATGCTGCGCACATCGGTAAGATGACCCGCTCCATTCCCTCCTTCTGA